A region from the Acipenser ruthenus chromosome 13, fAciRut3.2 maternal haplotype, whole genome shotgun sequence genome encodes:
- the LOC117417849 gene encoding RNA-binding protein with serine-rich domain 1-like has product MAPSPTKKKDRSDDKVKERGTKVGVKEGGEKDRGREKAHKRRSASTGSSSRSRSSSSSSSSSGSSSGSSSGSSSSSASSRSGSSSSSHSSSSSSTSVSPSRRRRDNRRSSRSKSKSVKREEKERKRRSPSPRPSKVHVGRLTRNVTKEHIMEIFATYGKIKMIDMPVNKLHPHLSKGYAYVEFETPDEAEKALKHMDGGQIDGQEITASAVLTPRPRPPPRRLTPPRRMPPPPPMWRRTPPRMRRRSRSPRRRSPVRRRSRSRSPGRRRHRSRSSSNSSR; this is encoded by the exons At GGCGCCGTCACCCACAAAAAAAAAGGATCGCTCAGACGACAAGGTGAAGGAGCGGGGGACCAAGGtgggggtgaaggagggaggggaGAAGGACCGTGGCAGAGAAAAAGCACACAAGCGTCGCAGTGCTTCAACTGGGAGCAGCAGCAG GTctcgctccagctccagctccagctccagttCAGGATCCAGCTCTGGCTCCTCCAGTGGTTCAAGCTCCTCGTCTGCGTCCAGCCGCTCCGGCTCCTCCAGCAGTTCAcacagctccagctccagcagcacCTCGGTCTCCCCCAGCCGTCGCCGCCGTGACAACCGCCGCAGCTCCCGCTCCAA GTCCAAATCTGtgaagagagaggagaaagagaggaagaggaggagtcCAAGCCCCAGGCCCTCCAAGGTTCATGTCGGCCGGCTTACGAGAAACGTCACCAAG GAGCACATCATGGAGATTTTTGCGACTTATGGGAAGATAAAGATGATCGACATGCCTGTAAATAAACTCCATCCCCACCTGTCAAAGGGTTATGCCTACGTTGAGTTTGAGACCCCAGATGAAGCAGAGAAGGCACTCAAACACATGGATGGAG GTCAGATAGATGGTCAGGAGATCACAGCGTCGGCAGTGTTGACCCCCCGGCCTAGGCCACCCCCTCGCAGACTGACCCCCCCGCGTAGGATGCCTCCTCCGCCCCCCATGTGGCGCCGCACCCCACCACGCATGAGGAGAAG GTCTCGCTCCCCGCGCCGCAGGTCTCCTGTACGCCGGCGCTCTCGCTCCAGATCCCCGGGACGCAGACGCCACCGCAGCCGCTCCAGCTCCAACTCCTCCCGCTAG